The DNA region CGGCGTATCTCCTCGTGCAGGGAGTCGCTCGGGATATCCAGCGCCGCGCCGTGCTCGAACCCCAGCAGCCGGGGCAGGTCCCGCGCGATGCCGTCGGAGAGATCCATAAGCCCGGTGACGCCGCCGGATTCCCCGGCGATGCGCCCCAGAACGAGGCCGGCCGCCAGCTTGGGCTGCGGCGTGCAGTGCGCGGCCACGGCCGCAGGAAAATCCGCTTCGGCGTCGCGGCCTTCGGCCTCCATACACATGAGGCCGGTGCGTGCCAGGCCGTACTCGCCCACCGTAAAAATGATATCGCCGGGGGAAACAGGCCCTCGCGTAAGGATGGCGCTGCCCTGTTCCGGAACGCCCCAGGCCGTGATCGCCATGCCCAGGTTGGGTCCGGCGCTCAGGTCGCCACCGGCCAGCACCGCGCCGGCGTCATTGGCCAGTTTGGCCATGGCCGCAAAGAACTCGTCCCAGAACGCGGCGTCCAGCCTGTCGTCGCCGGGCACGATGAGATTGAGCAGAAATCCGGTCGGCTTGACGCCCATGCCCGCAAGATCGCTCAAGTTCACGGCCAGGCCCTTGTGCCCGATCTCGCCGGGCGTGAAGTAGCGGGTGCGAAAGTGGACGTCTTCGAGAAAAAGATCGGTGGTGAAGCAGCTCTTGCCGGGCAGGTTCAGCACGGCGCAGTCGTCGCCGCGGCCCAGCTCCAGGCTTGGGTGCTCGCGGTCGAAAAACGTGTCCAGGTAGTGGAAGAAATCGTCCTCGGTCTCGCAGGCGCCTGGGGCGCGGCCTTTTCTTCGGCGTAGGTTGCTATCGCTGGAATCGGACATTGTTGTCGAGCGCGTAGCTCCGGGTTACAGGGGCAGGCCGAGGCCGGAGGCGATGTCGCGCACAATGTTCAGGTCGGGCAGCAGCGCGCCGGCAATGCCGTTGATGATCAGGATGCCGCCAGCCCACAGCGTTCCGCGGAAAAAAGCCGGCACGGCCTGGGTGAGAATCTCGATGACGCCGGTCACGGGATCGGTGTCCAGCAGGCTCTCGTGCTCGCGCAGGTCGAAGATCGTCAGCAGCTTTTCTATAACAGAGGCCACCAGGGCGGCCACGCCGATGAATATGCCCCAGGTGATCCAGTTTTCCGTGCCCACGGGCTGCGTCGTGTCGAAATAGCGAATGATGAGCGTGTACAAGCTGAAATAGACTGCCGAGTAGATGAAGCCCAAAACGACGTATATCAGTGTAATGACGACAGACATTCCGCTCTCTCCCGTTTATACATGCCCGGAAACCGATGGAATCTAGCCCACGGCCACGGCGATGGCAAGCGCCCGCCTGCGGACCGGACCGGCGCATAACCTGCTAATAATATCCGTCATCTTCTCCGGCAAAGAACCGAGCAGACCATCATCGGATGTGGCGATGCATCGGTCCCGCCTACGCAACCCGCCGAGGCGCCCTGCATTCCTGGCGATTATCCGACTACACACAGAGAAGCACGGCTCTCAAGCAAGCCGCACCATCTATCTCACAATCGCCAAAGCACTCTGCGTTACAGCATCCAAACAGGCCATGCTCGAATAGATTGCATGCATTGCATCCCATTTGCGTCCCTTCTTACGTTCTCATACCCACAAAAGGGCAATGCAATGCAATCGGGCGCACATGCTCCTGGAGTGATCCATCACGTGTTTTCCAGCTCCAGGTACTGCGCCAGAATGACCTTGAGGCCGAAGCCAGGGAAGTTGACCCGGTACTTGTCCGGCGGGATCACAGCCACGATCTTGCCGCGGCCAAAGACCTTGTGGTTGCAGAAGCCCATTTTGCTGGGGTCCGGCGCCGGAGCCGGGGCCGGTTTCGGCGACGAGGAAGAAGAGCGACTGCCGGCGGATGGCGCACCAGACGGCGGCGTCAATGCGGACGGCGGGCGGCGGTACTCCGGCGCGCCCTTGGCCATGGAAAGCCCGCCCGTGTAGTTCTCCTGCCACTCCTCGTAGAACTCGCCGGCAATTTCCCGCACAAACGGCGAGGCCGTGGCCGGCTCGGTGATCTCCTTGCCGCG from Oceanidesulfovibrio marinus includes:
- the thiL gene encoding thiamine-phosphate kinase: MSDSSDSNLRRRKGRAPGACETEDDFFHYLDTFFDREHPSLELGRGDDCAVLNLPGKSCFTTDLFLEDVHFRTRYFTPGEIGHKGLAVNLSDLAGMGVKPTGFLLNLIVPGDDRLDAAFWDEFFAAMAKLANDAGAVLAGGDLSAGPNLGMAITAWGVPEQGSAILTRGPVSPGDIIFTVGEYGLARTGLMCMEAEGRDAEADFPAAVAAHCTPQPKLAAGLVLGRIAGESGGVTGLMDLSDGIARDLPRLLGFEHGAALDIPSDSLHEEIRRHAQETGEDPVEFAVVGGEDYALLGAASPSTITRLEQEVEGLRPIGEVVPGKGLTVNGKHFTRTGFDHFGR